Proteins encoded in a region of the Methanofollis tationis genome:
- a CDS encoding plastocyanin/azurin family copper-binding protein, whose product MHAHQSTLIILIALLACIAGCTGEGETPSPTETPTLPADAVEITLLAENFAFDRPEISVPAGSAVVIRFENRDAGIGHNVAVYETDAAENAIFRGDIITGPAETVYTFTAPDAPGTYVFLCDPHPVQMRGAFVVT is encoded by the coding sequence ATGCACGCACACCAGAGCACACTCATCATCCTTATCGCCCTGCTCGCCTGCATCGCCGGGTGCACGGGCGAAGGGGAGACGCCGTCGCCGACCGAGACCCCGACCCTGCCGGCGGATGCCGTCGAGATCACCCTGCTGGCGGAGAACTTCGCCTTCGACCGCCCGGAGATCTCGGTCCCGGCCGGTTCGGCCGTCGTGATCCGGTTCGAGAACCGAGACGCCGGGATCGGCCACAACGTCGCCGTCTATGAGACCGATGCCGCCGAAAACGCCATATTCAGGGGCGACATCATCACCGGACCGGCCGAGACCGTCTACACCTTCACCGCTCCCGATGCGCCGGGCACCTACGTCTTCCTCTGCGACCCGCACCCGGTCCAGATGAGAGGGGCGTTCGTCGTGACCTGA
- a CDS encoding peroxiredoxin, with protein sequence MAVDVGDQAPEICLPDMDGNEFCLADARGSFVVLYFYPKDNSSSCTIEAKDFTAEAAAFAGEGARVIGISPDSTESHRRFTEKQALDLTLLSDPDRLSMEAFGVWVKKRMYGKEYMGVERSTFIIDPEGRIAAAWHAVKVKGHAAAVLDRLRELKGASALQP encoded by the coding sequence ATGGCGGTTGACGTGGGCGATCAGGCCCCGGAGATCTGTCTCCCTGATATGGACGGAAACGAGTTCTGCCTCGCGGATGCACGGGGATCGTTTGTCGTCCTGTATTTCTACCCGAAGGACAATTCGAGCAGCTGCACCATCGAGGCGAAGGATTTCACCGCAGAGGCGGCGGCATTCGCCGGGGAGGGGGCGCGGGTGATCGGGATCAGCCCGGACTCGACCGAGAGCCACCGGCGGTTTACCGAGAAGCAGGCGCTGGACCTGACCCTGCTCTCCGACCCCGATCGCCTGAGCATGGAGGCCTTCGGGGTCTGGGTGAAGAAACGGATGTACGGGAAGGAGTATATGGGGGTCGAGCGGAGCACCTTCATTATCGATCCCGAGGGGCGGATCGCCGCCGCCTGGCATGCGGTGAAGGTGAAGGGGCATGCGGCGGCGGTGCTCGACCGCCTGCGGGAGTTGAAGGGCGCAAGCGCTCTTCAGCCGTGA
- a CDS encoding SagB/ThcOx family dehydrogenase — MGTGQEFIEKTRFPYLGPSDQRLGRAQPPLERKDSGAGLPLPLPGEACPGAIDLTAAIARRRSVRTYATAKMPLATLSYLLWCSQGVQSVVGQDWTIRSVPSAGARHALETYVLANRVDGVEPGLYHYAALSNRLFRLQAPADVADRIRDACLNQPMVTDAAAFFIWAADIYRMTWRYGERGYRYIFIDAGHACQNLYLAAEAVDCGVCAIGAFDDDALNAILGLDGKDIFVIYCAAAGMRAGAED, encoded by the coding sequence ATGGGAACAGGACAGGAGTTCATCGAGAAGACGAGGTTCCCGTACCTCGGCCCCTCAGACCAGCGCCTCGGCAGAGCACAGCCTCCGCTGGAGAGAAAAGACAGCGGTGCGGGTCTTCCGCTCCCGCTCCCGGGCGAGGCCTGCCCCGGAGCAATCGACCTCACCGCTGCGATCGCCCGGCGGCGGAGCGTGCGCACCTATGCCACGGCAAAGATGCCGCTCGCCACGCTCTCCTATCTGCTCTGGTGCTCGCAGGGCGTGCAGTCGGTCGTCGGACAGGACTGGACGATCAGGTCGGTCCCGTCGGCCGGCGCCCGTCATGCCCTTGAGACCTACGTCCTCGCCAACCGGGTCGATGGCGTCGAGCCCGGCCTGTACCATTATGCGGCGCTTTCCAACCGCCTCTTCCGGCTCCAGGCCCCTGCGGATGTGGCCGACAGGATCAGGGACGCCTGCCTGAACCAGCCGATGGTCACCGACGCGGCCGCCTTCTTCATCTGGGCGGCCGACATCTACCGGATGACCTGGCGCTACGGCGAGCGCGGCTACCGCTACATCTTCATCGACGCCGGTCACGCCTGCCAGAACCTCTACCTCGCCGCCGAAGCGGTCGACTGCGGCGTCTGTGCGATCGGGGCCTTCGACGACGACGCCCTCAACGCCATCCTGGGCCTGGACGGGAAGGATATCTTTGTCATCTACTGCGCTGCGGCCGGAATGCGGGCCGGTGCAGAGGACTAA
- a CDS encoding radical SAM protein, with translation MTRPSYLGLLESGDLARRAEEARASLLACTLCPRRCGVDRLAGERGWCRSGRLLRVASAGPHFGEEPELVGRGGSGTIFFANCTMRCEFCQNYSISQCGEGEEVACADLARIMLRLQEAGCHNINLVSPTHYLPQILRALVTAAAWGLAIPLVYNTGGYDRAETIALLDGIVDIYMPDAKYGRDDVALALSHAPEYTRHMKESIREMHRQVGDLAVEDGVAVRGLIVRHLVLPCGLAGSREVFRFIADEVSPDTYVNVMDQYYPAWHAAERSADLPSCLHRRLSPAEYAGALEEAAAAGLHRGFTPPPGRRAGL, from the coding sequence ATGACCCGGCCGTCCTATCTCGGTCTGCTGGAGAGCGGCGACCTCGCCAGGCGGGCCGAGGAGGCCCGGGCCAGCCTTTTGGCCTGCACCCTCTGCCCGCGCCGGTGCGGGGTGGACCGGCTTGCCGGGGAGAGGGGATGGTGCCGGAGCGGGCGGCTTTTGCGGGTCGCCAGCGCCGGCCCGCACTTCGGCGAGGAGCCCGAACTCGTCGGGAGAGGCGGGTCGGGAACGATCTTTTTTGCGAACTGCACGATGCGGTGCGAGTTCTGCCAGAACTATTCCATCAGCCAGTGCGGCGAAGGCGAGGAGGTCGCGTGCGCCGACCTCGCACGGATCATGCTCCGCCTCCAGGAGGCGGGCTGCCACAACATCAACCTGGTCTCGCCCACGCACTACCTCCCCCAGATCCTCCGCGCCCTCGTCACCGCCGCGGCGTGGGGCCTCGCCATACCGCTCGTCTACAACACCGGCGGCTACGACCGGGCCGAAACGATCGCCCTCCTGGACGGGATCGTGGACATCTACATGCCGGACGCGAAGTACGGGCGCGACGACGTCGCCCTCGCCCTCTCCCACGCCCCCGAGTATACGCGTCATATGAAAGAGTCGATCCGCGAGATGCACCGGCAGGTCGGCGACCTCGCGGTGGAGGACGGCGTCGCCGTGCGGGGGCTGATCGTCAGGCACCTCGTCCTCCCCTGCGGCCTCGCCGGCAGCCGGGAGGTCTTCAGGTTCATCGCCGACGAGGTCTCCCCCGACACCTACGTCAATGTCATGGACCAGTATTATCCGGCCTGGCACGCCGCCGAGCGATCGGCTGATCTCCCGTCCTGCCTGCACCGCCGGCTTTCCCCGGCTGAATATGCCGGAGCGCTGGAGGAGGCCGCCGCGGCCGGGCTGCACCGCGGCTTCACGCCGCCGCCCGGACGACGGGCAGGTTTATGA
- a CDS encoding GNAT family N-acetyltransferase yields the protein MATVIRPYRDDDFETVMAIERGEDGSDYQSAVFVRQAGVLYPQTFFVLEHEGTAAGFTVGGGVQGDGGRAWVLRLKVREDLRGRGFGRRLLSCLLDALKDRGVAEVLLSVSPQNLPAVGLYESVGFGVARIEEGYFGEGEDRLLMRLPLPQ from the coding sequence ATGGCGACGGTGATCAGGCCGTACCGGGACGATGACTTTGAAACGGTCATGGCGATCGAGCGCGGCGAGGACGGTTCGGATTACCAATCGGCGGTCTTTGTCAGGCAGGCTGGGGTGCTCTACCCGCAGACCTTTTTTGTCCTGGAGCACGAGGGTACGGCCGCAGGCTTCACCGTCGGCGGGGGCGTGCAGGGGGATGGGGGGCGTGCGTGGGTGCTCCGCCTGAAGGTGAGGGAAGATCTCAGGGGGCGGGGCTTCGGGCGCCGGCTTCTCTCCTGCCTCCTCGACGCCCTGAAAGATCGCGGGGTTGCAGAGGTCCTCCTGAGCGTCTCGCCGCAGAATCTCCCGGCGGTCGGGCTCTACGAGAGCGTCGGGTTTGGTGTGGCCAGAATAGAGGAGGGCTATTTCGGCGAGGGCGAGGACCGTCTGCTCATGCGCCTTCCCCTGCCTCAGTAG
- a CDS encoding aminoacetone oxidase family FAD-binding enzyme, which produces MTHYDLIIIGGGPAGLFAAARAGAGGARVLVLEKMAEPGRKLLITGSGQCNLTHAGDIPGFFSHYGKGGAFLKPALRHFTNTDLVSHFTERGISLDAGEDGKFFPVSRKAQDILDALLADCRKHGVAIRCGEAVTGVERSGDGFCVTTAAGEYRSTFLLIATGGASYPSTGSSGDGYAFARSLGHTIAATAPALTPVRIRDYPFFDLAGISLQDCTVSLFREGKKVDGFCGDLLLTHDGLSGPVILNASRYILPGDEVRVSFLPEEQRNDVVQALTGCGATRVKTALMPFHLPERLLKRLLDLAGIPPEATSAHLTKTSRNRLLQILTGHQMTVEALGGYRIAMVTRGGVALDEVNGKTLGSRIADGLFFAGEVLDIDGDTGGYNLQAAFSTAALAADAILLRLKR; this is translated from the coding sequence GTGACGCACTACGATCTGATCATCATCGGGGGCGGGCCGGCCGGGCTCTTCGCCGCCGCACGCGCCGGCGCAGGGGGTGCGCGGGTGCTCGTCCTCGAAAAAATGGCAGAGCCCGGGAGAAAACTGCTCATCACCGGGTCGGGCCAGTGCAACCTCACCCATGCCGGGGATATTCCCGGATTTTTCAGCCATTACGGGAAAGGAGGCGCGTTTCTCAAGCCGGCGCTCAGGCATTTCACCAATACCGATCTCGTCTCCCATTTCACCGAACGCGGTATTTCCCTGGACGCCGGGGAGGACGGCAAATTCTTCCCGGTCTCGCGGAAGGCCCAGGATATTCTCGACGCTCTCCTCGCCGATTGCAGGAAGCACGGCGTCGCCATCAGGTGCGGAGAGGCGGTCACCGGGGTCGAACGATCCGGCGACGGCTTCTGCGTGACGACGGCCGCCGGCGAGTATCGTTCGACGTTCCTCCTCATCGCCACCGGCGGGGCTTCGTATCCGTCCACCGGGTCTTCAGGCGACGGCTACGCCTTTGCACGGTCTCTCGGCCACACGATCGCCGCCACCGCCCCGGCCCTCACCCCGGTGCGGATCAGGGACTACCCCTTCTTTGACCTTGCCGGGATCTCCCTGCAGGACTGCACCGTCTCGCTCTTTCGTGAGGGGAAAAAAGTTGACGGTTTCTGCGGCGACCTGCTCCTCACCCATGACGGGCTCTCCGGGCCGGTGATCCTGAACGCCTCCCGGTATATCCTGCCGGGCGATGAGGTGCGGGTATCGTTCCTGCCCGAAGAACAGAGGAACGACGTTGTACAGGCCCTGACCGGGTGCGGGGCGACGCGGGTGAAAACCGCCCTCATGCCGTTCCACCTCCCGGAACGGCTGTTGAAGCGCCTGCTCGACCTCGCCGGGATCCCGCCCGAGGCGACCTCTGCCCACCTCACGAAGACGTCGCGCAACCGCCTCCTCCAGATCCTGACCGGCCACCAGATGACGGTCGAGGCCCTCGGGGGATACCGCATCGCCATGGTCACGAGGGGCGGGGTGGCGCTCGACGAGGTCAACGGGAAGACCCTGGGCTCCAGGATCGCGGACGGGCTGTTCTTTGCCGGCGAGGTCCTGGACATCGACGGCGACACCGGGGGATACAACCTCCAGGCGGCCTTCTCCACGGCGGCACTGGCGGCGGACGCGATCCTTCTGCGGCTGAAAAGGTGA
- a CDS encoding GNAT family N-acetyltransferase translates to MFERILCATDFSRSSEATTALIPGIPTAKEVVLTYVIDPADTSYSIWIPGRPRAVPKEAAEAAMAKEKQQLLGAGLAVTEHVAVAEGGNIAEAILAVAQEVRPSLIVMGARGRNIISDFFLGSVSAGVLERARTHMLIARTTPEGADPFSRVLCPVDFSKPSLQVVSMLRRLRVPEVVLLHVVAGNGEAGEAVRDAEARLLDLKKTLEAAGVRVETRVARGQAVEGICTAAEESGATLIMLPRLGRTDYITNTPIGSVAAGVAKQARHSVCVIFPALDLEIEVRELNADEFSLAEKIWMHYHQQTGDPERDRIFGVFVEGSLVSVARCRAHPDGLEVDGVFTPTEYRGRGYAKRTVEALVAACGNETLSMHSTLELVGFYGSFGFVSVPEDNLPPTIRARFDFALGDMEGANVQPMMRPGKTP, encoded by the coding sequence ATGTTCGAGAGAATACTGTGCGCAACTGATTTTTCCCGGTCCTCAGAGGCAACGACGGCACTCATCCCCGGGATCCCCACGGCAAAGGAAGTGGTCCTCACCTACGTGATCGATCCTGCAGACACCTCCTATTCCATCTGGATCCCGGGTCGGCCCCGGGCAGTGCCGAAAGAGGCCGCAGAGGCCGCAATGGCAAAGGAAAAACAGCAACTCCTCGGCGCCGGCCTTGCCGTGACCGAACACGTTGCCGTTGCAGAGGGGGGGAACATCGCCGAGGCCATCCTGGCGGTTGCGCAGGAGGTCAGGCCCTCCCTGATCGTGATGGGGGCGCGTGGCCGGAACATCATCAGCGACTTTTTCCTCGGCAGCGTCTCGGCCGGCGTGCTGGAGCGGGCGCGGACCCACATGCTCATCGCCCGCACCACGCCGGAGGGGGCCGACCCCTTCTCGCGGGTGCTCTGTCCGGTCGACTTCTCTAAGCCCTCCCTCCAGGTCGTCTCGATGCTCCGTCGCCTCAGGGTCCCTGAAGTGGTCCTCCTCCATGTGGTCGCCGGCAACGGGGAGGCAGGGGAAGCGGTCCGCGACGCCGAAGCCCGTCTCCTGGACCTCAAAAAGACCCTCGAGGCCGCCGGGGTGCGGGTCGAGACCCGTGTCGCCCGGGGCCAGGCGGTCGAGGGGATCTGCACCGCCGCGGAAGAGAGCGGGGCCACCCTGATCATGCTGCCGCGCCTTGGCCGGACCGACTACATCACAAACACTCCCATCGGGAGCGTCGCCGCCGGCGTGGCAAAACAGGCGCGTCACTCGGTCTGCGTCATCTTCCCGGCCCTTGACCTGGAGATCGAGGTGCGGGAACTCAACGCAGATGAGTTCTCGCTCGCAGAGAAGATATGGATGCACTACCACCAGCAGACAGGCGATCCAGAGAGAGACCGGATCTTCGGCGTCTTCGTGGAGGGAAGCCTGGTCTCGGTGGCGCGCTGCCGGGCGCACCCTGACGGCCTGGAGGTGGACGGCGTCTTCACCCCGACCGAGTACCGGGGACGGGGCTATGCGAAGCGGACGGTCGAGGCCCTCGTCGCGGCCTGCGGGAACGAGACGCTCTCCATGCACTCCACCCTCGAACTGGTGGGGTTCTACGGTTCGTTCGGTTTCGTCTCCGTCCCCGAGGACAACCTCCCGCCGACGATCCGGGCGCGGTTCGACTTTGCGCTCGGCGACATGGAGGGCGCAAACGTGCAGCCGATGATGCGGCCGGGGAAGACTCCATAA
- the cutA gene encoding divalent-cation tolerance protein CutA: METDVVVVLCTAPPGDAERIADLVVGKRKAACVNIMGVGSVYRWEGKIQREREELMIIKTDRKHLDALMETISGAHPYEVPEIVALPVIAGTTDYLEWVRESVGGRPSP; encoded by the coding sequence ATGGAGACCGATGTGGTGGTCGTGCTCTGCACCGCCCCGCCCGGCGACGCCGAGCGGATCGCCGACCTCGTCGTCGGGAAGAGGAAGGCGGCGTGCGTGAACATCATGGGCGTGGGATCGGTGTACAGGTGGGAAGGAAAGATCCAGCGGGAGCGCGAGGAGTTGATGATCATCAAGACCGACCGCAAGCACCTCGACGCCCTGATGGAGACGATTTCAGGGGCGCATCCCTACGAGGTGCCCGAGATCGTCGCCCTCCCGGTCATCGCCGGCACCACCGATTACCTTGAGTGGGTGAGGGAGTCGGTGGGGGGGCGCCCGTCGCCCTGA
- a CDS encoding YigZ family protein, with translation MQELAAVKLEVKKSRFYAHLYEIDSPDDLAGILALHRERYRKAAHHCTALRFGAPSGTVELSRNDGEVGTPGRALLAVLEKHALDRHALVVSRIFGGTKLGPGGVTRAFRDAGEGAVSSGQ, from the coding sequence ATGCAGGAACTCGCCGCCGTGAAACTGGAGGTGAAAAAGTCCAGGTTTTACGCTCATCTCTACGAGATCGACTCCCCGGACGACCTCGCCGGGATCCTGGCCCTCCACCGGGAGCGCTACCGGAAGGCGGCGCACCACTGCACCGCCCTCAGGTTCGGCGCCCCCTCGGGAACGGTCGAACTCTCCCGCAACGACGGCGAGGTCGGCACCCCCGGGCGGGCGCTCCTCGCCGTCCTTGAGAAACACGCCCTCGACCGCCACGCCCTCGTCGTCTCCCGGATCTTCGGCGGGACAAAACTCGGCCCCGGCGGGGTGACGCGGGCGTTCCGGGACGCCGGCGAGGGTGCGGTGTCATCCGGGCAGTGA
- a CDS encoding ATP-dependent helicase, whose protein sequence is MHPGTPGTGALLYGTATRDDAEKRGAFNPRARSMEAVCMTADLIRWRGGPGAGKSSTLIEYCRTEAAAGAGTSDLAVMTFSRSQAADLAARLHAAVFPDADARAIAAMCTTIHGAALRQCLAAGLIESPREQVLQPGDRKKAGVYRTFMDAYALAFDPAIGADDEEERTRSDLPVGNQVIALAAYLSATLRPPKDWREAAAALGLSVPGYAWPIEDLLDAWSAYKTERGLFEHEDYVRLALDHELPPPARVLVVDEYQDVSPAQDALIRQWAARPETCRIYVAGDEDQSIYGFRGCDPALFLTIDAEDRGATGPASRPVSHRCPSRIMAAAETILSRPANVSPCDRDGQVHHVCPGTAEGLARQVENAIAYARTLPGERHPVFILSRYRKGAGSLAHALSAAGVPCSGIRAGRVRFWTGVRIGRDRGALETVTVSPWTLTRAIARYLAGCEIDPVPTVEAEALVLSTLDGRERTAALTALRIRAKQGPVRMGDLYALTGGRQGVRIFDALNLRPWIVSQIHACLARERQRGSEIPPDMVRVDTVHAAKGLEAAVVLLHTGYLKNRLDDLADPVRRAEERRVYYVGATRASHALLLLDFGEGPVCPVLAGVAA, encoded by the coding sequence GTGCATCCCGGTACACCCGGAACAGGTGCTCTCCTGTACGGGACCGCGACCCGGGACGATGCAGAAAAGAGAGGAGCCTTCAACCCTCGCGCGCGATCGATGGAGGCGGTCTGCATGACGGCCGACCTGATCCGGTGGCGGGGCGGACCGGGCGCCGGGAAGTCTTCGACCCTGATCGAGTACTGCCGGACCGAAGCGGCCGCCGGGGCCGGGACCTCAGACCTGGCAGTGATGACCTTCTCCCGCTCGCAGGCCGCCGACCTGGCCGCCCGCCTGCACGCCGCGGTCTTTCCCGACGCCGACGCGAGGGCGATCGCGGCGATGTGCACGACAATCCACGGTGCGGCCCTCAGGCAGTGCCTGGCCGCCGGCCTGATCGAGAGCCCGCGTGAGCAGGTGCTCCAGCCCGGCGACCGGAAAAAGGCCGGGGTCTACCGGACCTTCATGGATGCATACGCTCTCGCCTTCGACCCGGCGATCGGAGCCGACGACGAGGAGGAGCGCACCCGTTCCGACCTCCCGGTCGGCAACCAGGTGATCGCCCTCGCCGCCTACCTCTCGGCGACCCTGCGCCCGCCCAAAGACTGGCGGGAGGCGGCGGCCGCCCTGGGGCTCTCGGTCCCGGGGTATGCCTGGCCTATCGAAGACCTCCTCGACGCATGGTCGGCATATAAAACCGAACGCGGCCTCTTCGAGCATGAGGACTACGTGCGCCTGGCCCTCGACCACGAACTCCCCCCGCCGGCCCGGGTCCTGGTCGTGGACGAGTACCAGGACGTTTCCCCGGCGCAGGACGCCCTGATCCGGCAGTGGGCCGCCCGCCCGGAGACCTGCCGGATCTATGTGGCCGGGGACGAGGACCAGTCGATATACGGGTTCCGGGGGTGCGATCCCGCACTCTTCCTCACCATCGACGCCGAGGACCGGGGGGCGACCGGGCCGGCGTCCCGCCCGGTCTCGCACCGCTGCCCGTCCCGGATCATGGCGGCGGCCGAGACGATCCTGAGCCGCCCGGCGAACGTCTCCCCGTGCGACCGGGACGGGCAGGTGCACCACGTCTGCCCGGGGACGGCCGAAGGGCTTGCCCGGCAGGTAGAGAACGCGATCGCCTACGCCCGCACCCTGCCGGGAGAGCGCCATCCGGTGTTTATCCTCTCCCGCTACCGGAAGGGGGCCGGCAGCCTCGCCCATGCCCTCTCTGCCGCGGGCGTCCCGTGCAGCGGGATCAGGGCCGGCCGGGTGCGGTTCTGGACCGGGGTGCGGATCGGCCGGGACCGGGGCGCCCTCGAGACCGTGACGGTCAGCCCGTGGACCCTGACGCGGGCGATCGCCCGGTACCTCGCCGGGTGCGAGATCGATCCGGTGCCGACCGTCGAGGCCGAGGCCCTGGTCCTCTCGACTCTCGACGGGCGGGAGCGGACCGCCGCCCTCACCGCCCTGCGGATCAGGGCAAAGCAGGGGCCGGTGCGGATGGGCGATCTCTATGCCCTGACCGGGGGGCGGCAGGGGGTGCGGATCTTCGACGCCCTGAACCTGCGCCCCTGGATCGTCTCGCAGATCCACGCATGTCTCGCCCGGGAGCGGCAGCGGGGCTCAGAGATCCCGCCCGATATGGTGCGGGTGGACACGGTCCACGCCGCAAAAGGGCTTGAGGCGGCGGTGGTGCTCCTGCACACCGGCTACCTGAAGAACCGCCTGGACGACCTCGCCGACCCGGTGCGGCGGGCCGAGGAGCGGCGGGTCTATTATGTCGGGGCGACCCGCGCCTCCCACGCCCTCCTCCTCCTGGATTTCGGGGAGGGGCCGGTCTGCCCGGTGCTCGCGGGGGTGGCGGCGTGA
- a CDS encoding Glu/Leu/Phe/Val family dehydrogenase, with the protein MTETDLFETIRAHVCQCAYDLHLAPDVEAILKMPMREYHLSIPVRMDDGRIRAFQAFRVQYNDARGPTKGGIRFHPAETIETIRGLAAIMTWKCALFGLPLGGAKGGVVCNPREMSAGEVERLSRAYVQALYRHLGPERDIPAPDVYTTPEIMAWMMDEYSKIAGHTTFGAITGKPIAVGGSEGRLDATARGGGT; encoded by the coding sequence ATGACCGAGACCGATCTGTTTGAGACGATCAGGGCGCATGTCTGCCAGTGCGCCTACGACCTGCACCTGGCGCCTGACGTCGAGGCGATCCTGAAGATGCCGATGCGGGAGTACCATTTGTCGATACCGGTGCGGATGGACGACGGGCGCATCAGGGCGTTCCAGGCATTCAGGGTGCAGTACAACGATGCCCGCGGGCCGACGAAAGGGGGGATCAGGTTCCACCCGGCCGAGACGATCGAGACGATCCGGGGGCTGGCGGCGATCATGACCTGGAAGTGCGCCCTTTTCGGCCTGCCTCTCGGCGGGGCGAAGGGCGGGGTGGTCTGCAACCCCAGGGAGATGTCGGCGGGCGAGGTCGAGCGGCTGAGCCGCGCGTATGTCCAGGCGCTCTACCGGCATCTCGGCCCGGAGAGGGATATCCCGGCGCCGGACGTCTACACGACGCCTGAGATCATGGCATGGATGATGGACGAGTACTCGAAGATCGCCGGGCATACCACCTTCGGGGCGATCACCGGGAAGCCGATCGCCGTCGGCGGTTCTGAGGGGAGGCTTGACGCCACGGCGCGGGGGGGTGGCACGTGA
- a CDS encoding DUF2115 family protein, giving the protein MRCHPGSDTIIIRSGADLFFVTFRLSAWFSDRTGKKRIPSSHAPVTSPGPAMWEEILAPAGRQRGGARLSPAEAEEIAAAIGKAQTKLELLRAISGAAARFSVTDLEAMMKNFEEKTRDLDPAYRRLLLPRINDYIFGSYHALMLLCTDDPALEDGQVRPSLPAYAAMVQEACRRRAQAGKPLELYLLKYLLAAFTMYVLEQPAHPVGTPFPGGLAVYREGDSYYCPVRDKSDDIAFSLCPFCPARQDTGARSLHGRDADLRIERLGTIERSRRDYHG; this is encoded by the coding sequence GTGCGGTGTCATCCGGGCAGTGACACCATCATTATCCGCTCCGGCGCCGACCTCTTTTTCGTGACCTTCAGGCTCTCCGCATGGTTCTCTGACCGCACGGGAAAGAAACGAATACCCTCCTCGCACGCCCCCGTCACCTCCCCGGGGCCGGCGATGTGGGAGGAGATCCTGGCGCCCGCGGGCCGCCAGCGCGGGGGCGCCCGCCTCTCTCCTGCCGAGGCGGAGGAGATCGCCGCCGCCATCGGGAAGGCGCAGACAAAACTCGAACTTCTCCGGGCGATCTCGGGTGCGGCGGCCCGGTTCTCGGTCACCGACCTGGAAGCGATGATGAAAAACTTCGAGGAGAAGACGCGGGACCTCGACCCCGCCTACCGCCGCCTCCTTCTCCCGCGGATCAACGACTATATTTTCGGGTCATATCACGCCCTCATGCTCCTCTGCACGGACGATCCCGCCCTCGAAGACGGCCAGGTCCGCCCTTCCCTGCCGGCATACGCCGCCATGGTGCAGGAGGCCTGCCGGAGGCGTGCGCAGGCCGGAAAACCCCTTGAACTCTATCTCCTCAAATACCTCCTTGCGGCCTTCACGATGTACGTCCTGGAACAACCGGCCCACCCGGTGGGAACCCCCTTCCCCGGCGGCCTTGCGGTCTACCGGGAAGGGGATTCCTATTACTGCCCGGTCAGGGACAAAAGCGACGACATCGCCTTCTCGCTCTGCCCCTTCTGCCCGGCCCGGCAGGACACCGGCGCCCGCTCCCTCCACGGCCGGGACGCCGACCTGCGGATCGAGCGCCTCGGCACCATCGAGAGATCGCGCCGGGACTATCACGGCTGA
- a CDS encoding Glu/Leu/Phe/Val family dehydrogenase has product MIAEAAREAGIDLKGATVAVQGFGNVGANAALLARTLAGAEVVAVSDSRGGVLDRGGLDLPRLLAHKETTGKVTGFAGAETISNEALLELDVDILVPAALENAIDASNAGNVKAKIVAEFANGPVSNEADAILREKGVVLIPDLLCNGGGVVVSYFEMVQNLNMDHWDAGAIDARLQRMMTSTYRAVSETARRREFSLRQAAYTIAVRNVVEAMKARGWV; this is encoded by the coding sequence GTGATCGCCGAGGCGGCGCGGGAGGCCGGGATCGACCTGAAAGGGGCGACGGTGGCGGTCCAGGGCTTCGGGAACGTCGGGGCCAACGCGGCGCTCCTCGCCCGGACCCTTGCCGGGGCAGAGGTGGTGGCGGTGAGCGACAGCCGCGGCGGGGTGCTGGACCGCGGCGGCCTCGACCTCCCGCGGCTGCTGGCGCATAAGGAGACGACCGGGAAAGTCACGGGGTTTGCAGGGGCGGAGACGATCAGCAACGAGGCGCTCCTCGAACTGGACGTGGACATCCTCGTCCCGGCGGCGCTCGAGAACGCCATCGACGCCAGCAACGCCGGGAACGTGAAGGCGAAGATCGTCGCCGAGTTCGCAAACGGCCCGGTCTCGAACGAGGCCGATGCGATACTCAGGGAGAAAGGGGTGGTGCTCATCCCTGACCTGCTCTGCAACGGGGGAGGGGTCGTCGTCTCCTACTTCGAGATGGTCCAGAACCTGAACATGGACCACTGGGACGCCGGGGCGATCGACGCCCGCCTGCAGCGGATGATGACCTCGACCTACCGGGCCGTCAGCGAGACCGCACGGAGGAGGGAGTTCTCCCTGCGGCAGGCGGCGTACACGATCGCCGTGCGAAACGTCGTCGAGGCGATGAAGGCGCGGGGGTGGGTCTGA